The Gemmatimonas sp. UBA7669 genome segment TGACGCGCCTTGAGGATGCCGGCGCGGCGGAGCAGCGAACGCACCGTGTCCGTGGGCTGCGCGCCCACGTTCAACCAGTGGTTCACGCGGTCGCCCTTGAGGTTGATGGCGTTCTCGCCACCACGCGGCTGGTACTGCCCGAGGATCTCGATGAAACGGCCGTCGCGCGGCGCGCGCGAGTCGGCAACGACAATGCGGTACATCGGGGTCTTCTTCCGGCCTTCGCGGCGGAGACGGATCTTGACGGCCATGGGATGCTCTCAGGCAGTTAGTTTGGCAGGGGTTGGCCGCGCGGTACTGGCACCGCCACCCACCGGGCTCCTCGCAGTGCCGGCACTTCCGGCATGCACCCGGGTGCCCGTTTCCGGGCAGCCTAGAAAGCTAATCCCACCAGCCCCCTCCGTTCAAGCCGCCCTCACCCATCCCATGCCACTCCCCCTGCTCCGCTCGCTTCAGACCGGCCGCCATTGGCGTCCCGGCCCTGTCCTGCGCCCCGCCGTGCTGGTGGCCGGCCTTGCCGCCACCCTGCTGCACAGCGGCCACCTTGCCGCCCAGGCCGCGCCTGCCGCGCCGGCTGCGCCCCGGCCGACCGAGGCCGTCCAGGCCCGTTCCGGCATGGTGGTCTCGGCCAGCGCCATCGCCAGTCAGGTGGGCCGCGACGTGCTGGCCGCTGGTGGCAACGCCATCGACGCCGCCATTGCCACCGGCTTTGCGCTGGCCGTCACCTACCCCACGGCCGGCAACATTGGCGGCGGCGGGTTCATGGTCGTGCGCTTCCCCGACGGACGGGCCACCACCATCGATTTCCGCGAGCGGGCGCCCGCCGCGTCGCGCCCCCACATGTTCACCGACAGCAGCGGCGCCTATTCTGCCCGCCTGCATCACAACAGCCATGTGAGCGTGGGGGTGCCGGGCACTGTGGCAGGCTTTGAGCTGGCGCACCGCAAGTACGGCCGCATGGCCTGGCGCGGGCTGGTTGCCCCGTCGGCCGTGCTGGCTGACACCGGCTTTGTTGTCCCGACCGGGCTTGCGGCGTCGCTGGCTGGCGTGCGCAACAAGCTGGGGCAGTATGAAGCGTCCAAGGCCGCCTACTACAAGCCGGACGGCACGCCCTATGCCGCGGGCGAGCGACTGGTGCTGCGCGACCTGGGTCAAACGCTGGGCCGCATCCGCGACGCAGGACGCGATGGATTCTATCGTGGCACCACCGCCCGGTTGCTGGCCGCGGAAATGCAGCGGCACGGTGGGCTCATTACCGAAGAAGACCTGGCGCGCTATGAAGCCGCGGAACGTGAGCCGGTGCGTGGCACGTTCATGGGCTACGACATCATCAGCATGCCACCGCCAAGCTCGGGCGGTGTGGCCATGATCGAGATGCTCAACATTCTCGAGGGGCTGCCGCTCAAATCGCAGAAGCCTGATTCGCCGCAATACCTGCACTGGCTGGCCGAGAGCATGCGCCGTGCGTTCCGTGATCGGGCGGTGCATCTGGGTGATCCGGACTTCAACGCCATTCCCGTCGCGCAGCTCACCAGCAAGGAGCACGCAGCCACGCTGCGCGCCGGCATTGCGGCCAACAAGGCCTCGGTGTCTTCACCCGCCGACGTGCGCCAGGGCTACGAAAGCGACGAGACCACGCACTACAGCGTGGTGGACAAGGATGGCATGGCGGTGTCGGTGACGTACACGCTCGAAGCGGGCTACGGCCTCGGCGCGGTGGTGGACGGCGCCGGCTTCCTGCTCAACAACGAGATGGGCGACTTCAACGGCAAGCCCGGGCTTACCGACAGCACGGGCCTCATCGGTACCGCGCCCAACGTGGCGGCGCCGGGCAAGCGCATGCTCTCGAGCATGACGCCCACCATTGTGGCCCGTGACGGTCAGTTGGTGGCAGTCGTTGGCAGTCCCGGTGGCCGCACCATCATCAACACCGTCATGCAGGTGGTGCTCAACCTCATCGCCTTCGACATGCCGGTGCAGCAGGCGGTGAACGCGCCGCGTGTGCATCACCAGTGGTTGCCGGACCGACTCACGGTGGAACGCGACGGATTTGCGCCGGCCACGCTCGACGCGCTGCGCGCCATGGGGCACGAGGTCCGCGTGGGCGGACAGCAGGGCACCGCGCACTCAATTGCCATTGACCGCAAGACGGGCGCGCGGCTCGGCGCCGCGGACCCGCGTGATCGGGATGCGGGGGCGGCGGGGCATAATTGACCGGCGACAACTCAAGACCCGGAACCTGAACACACAACTCGAAACTGATCAGTTTCGGGTTCTGGGTTCAGGTAGCGAGTCTTGAGTTCCTGATGTCAGTGGCCAGTTCACTACCCACAACGCGAAACCCGAACCCAACCCTCGAAACTGATCAGTTTCGGGTCTTGAGCTCGGGTTTCGAGTTTCACGTCAACGGCAAGCAAGCCGCCGTCGACTCCTCACACCGTATTACTTGACCGTGAACGCCGCCACGGCCTTGTAGTTGTCCCACAGCACCGCCAGCTCACCGCCCTTGCCGGCTGGCTTGACCGTGATTTCCATCATTTCCTGCACGGGGTTGTTGCTCGTGACCTTCATGGGGATGCTGACCAGATCCTGCGTCTTGTCATAGGCCGTGCCCCACTGGCCCGTCTGCTTGTTGATGATCAGCTCCCACTTGCCGCTCTCTTCGAGCTTGGTGAACAGCGTGTAGGTGCCGGCCGGTACGACCTTGCCACCAAAGTCCAGCGCCTTGCTGGTGGTGAAGTGCGTGGCCTGGTTGGCGCCCGTGCGCCATACCATGCCCCACTTCATGTCATTGAGACCGCCGAAAATCACGCGGCCACGCTTGGACGGACGGCCGTAGTTGACCTTGATGTCGGAGCCGGCAATGGACACCGACAACGAGTCGCGCGGCGAGGCCGGCGCCTGCCGCTGCGCGCCCTGGGCCTCGGCGGCCACGGAAACCACGGTGACAGCGGCGAGAGCCGCGGCGCCACGAATGAGCGAACGGGTGATCGACATGAATGAGACGGGTAGAGGACGGGTGAAAACGGGCGGCACCGGATCGGCGCCGCCCGTATGATATCACCGGGTGCCGGCTGCCGGTTCCCTGCCAAGCGCCGCGTCCAGCAAGGCCTTGGCCTGGTCCAGCTCCTTGCGCAGTACCGCGTACCGGTCGAACGCGTCACGGCCCACCTTCTGATCGGCGCGCGCCGTCATGCCGGCCAGGTACGAAATGTGCGCCTGCAGACCCGGCTTGCCGTACCGAATGGGCTGCGTGTTCACGATCTCGCTCACCACCTTCACCATGGCTGCGGTATCAGCCGCGGCGCCGG includes the following:
- the rpsP gene encoding 30S ribosomal protein S16 — protein: MAVKIRLRREGRKKTPMYRIVVADSRAPRDGRFIEILGQYQPRGGENAINLKGDRVNHWLNVGAQPTDTVRSLLRRAGILKARHEARLAAKLSAAAVALPSGEA
- the ggt gene encoding gamma-glutamyltransferase; its protein translation is MPLPLLRSLQTGRHWRPGPVLRPAVLVAGLAATLLHSGHLAAQAAPAAPAAPRPTEAVQARSGMVVSASAIASQVGRDVLAAGGNAIDAAIATGFALAVTYPTAGNIGGGGFMVVRFPDGRATTIDFRERAPAASRPHMFTDSSGAYSARLHHNSHVSVGVPGTVAGFELAHRKYGRMAWRGLVAPSAVLADTGFVVPTGLAASLAGVRNKLGQYEASKAAYYKPDGTPYAAGERLVLRDLGQTLGRIRDAGRDGFYRGTTARLLAAEMQRHGGLITEEDLARYEAAEREPVRGTFMGYDIISMPPPSSGGVAMIEMLNILEGLPLKSQKPDSPQYLHWLAESMRRAFRDRAVHLGDPDFNAIPVAQLTSKEHAATLRAGIAANKASVSSPADVRQGYESDETTHYSVVDKDGMAVSVTYTLEAGYGLGAVVDGAGFLLNNEMGDFNGKPGLTDSTGLIGTAPNVAAPGKRMLSSMTPTIVARDGQLVAVVGSPGGRTIINTVMQVVLNLIAFDMPVQQAVNAPRVHHQWLPDRLTVERDGFAPATLDALRAMGHEVRVGGQQGTAHSIAIDRKTGARLGAADPRDRDAGAAGHN
- a CDS encoding DUF2911 domain-containing protein, with amino-acid sequence MSITRSLIRGAAALAAVTVVSVAAEAQGAQRQAPASPRDSLSVSIAGSDIKVNYGRPSKRGRVIFGGLNDMKWGMVWRTGANQATHFTTSKALDFGGKVVPAGTYTLFTKLEESGKWELIINKQTGQWGTAYDKTQDLVSIPMKVTSNNPVQEMMEITVKPAGKGGELAVLWDNYKAVAAFTVK